One Cucumis sativus cultivar 9930 chromosome 1, Cucumber_9930_V3, whole genome shotgun sequence DNA segment encodes these proteins:
- the LOC101207444 gene encoding DNA polymerase epsilon subunit B: protein MDTLTLRKKVQRKAKIRGLYSIKLEALDEIVSFVSRSHGFEDEAIEFVLDNLHEESLKSPILDKDAVHRVISIMVAADKVGEESPNTITSTSALCIINAFDIPKFRYDPIKKIFLHTENLPIHGDASAKAALYRDRFLLLSQRLSRDQHFSKPAFDIGMSHFGSCEISPIQSLVGQTGRKWVMGVISQMEDGHFYLEDLTASVEINLSSAKITTGLFTENTIIVAEGEMLVEGIFQVVTCGFPPLEERGKSLKLLAGQDFFGDGVLPKEETLRRADLEKKAVNDMFVILSDIWLDSEEAMGKLETILDGFENVEVVPSLFVLMGNFCSHPCNIAFNSFSSLRLQFGKLGKMIAAHPRLNEHSKFLFIPGPDDAGPSTVLPRCALPKYLTEELQMHVSNAIFSSNPCRVRFYTQEIVFFRQDLLYRMRRSCLIPPSTEETSDPFEHLVATITHQSHLCPLPLVIQPIIWNYDHCLHLYPTPHVIVLGDRSKQQAFKYTGITCFNPGSFTNDSTFVAYRPCNQEVELSAL, encoded by the exons ATGGACACATTAACTTTGAGGAAAAAGGTACAGAGGAAAGCTAAAATCAGAGGGTTGTACAGCATCAAACTGGAAGCTCTTGACGAGATTGTTTCCTTTGTCTCTCGTTCCCATGGCTTCGAAGATGAAGCTATAGAATTTGTTCTTGACAATCTCCATGAAGAATCTT TGAAATCTCCAATATTAGACAAGGATGCGGTGCATCGAGTTATCAGCATTATGGTTGCAGCTGATAAAGTGGGAGAAGAAAGTCCCAATACCATTACCAGTACATCTGCTCTTTGCATCATCAACGCTTTTGATATCCCCAAGTTTCGTTATGATCCCATAAAAAAGATCTTTCT gcACACAGAAAACCTTCCAATTCATGGAGATGCTTCTGCTAAAGCTGCTTTATATAGAGATAGGTTTCTTTTGCTTTCCCAAAGGCTCTCTCGAGATCAGCATTTCTCCAAACCTGCTTTTGACATTGGCATGTCTCATTTTGGAAGTTGTGAG ATTTCTCCTATTCAATCTTTGGTGGGGCAAACAGGGAGAAAATGGGTCATGGGAGTGATCTCTCAAATGGAGGATGGCCACTTCTACTTGGAAGACCTTACCGCATCTGtggaaattaatttatctAGTGCT AAGATAACTACAGGTCTATTTACAGAGAACACCATTATTGTAGCTGAAGGAGAGATGCTCGTGGAGGGTATTTTTCAG GTTGTTACGTGTGGATTTCCTCCATTAGAGGAAAGGGGCAAGTCTCTTAAATTGCTAGCAGGCCAGGACTTCTTTGGCGATGGTGTGCTACCTAAAGAGGAGACT CTCAGGCGTGCAGATCTGGAGAAGAAAGCAGTTAATGATATGTTTGTCATACTCTCTGACATTTGGTTGGATAGTGAAGAG GCCATGGGAAAACTGGAGACCATACTTGATGGTTTCGAGAATGTGGAAGTGGTTCCTtccttgtttgttttgatgGGGAATTTTTGTTCCCATCCTTGTAATATTGCCTTTAATTCTTTCTCAAGTCTCAG ACTACAGTTTGGTAAGTTAGGAAAAATGATAGCAGCTCATCCACGATTAAATGAGCATAgcaagtttctttttattcctGGTCCAGATGATGCAG GGCCATCAACAGTTCTACCTAGGTGTGCTTTGCCGAAGTATTTAACCGAAGAGCTTCAAATGCATGTTTCAAATGCCATTTTCTCAAGTAACCCTTGCAG GGTCAGATTCTACACTCAGGAAATTGTATTTTTCCGACAGGACTTGCTTTATAGAATGCGTCGTTCCTGTCTCATACCACCTTCCACAGAAGAAACAAGCGATCCTTTTGAgcat CTTGTTGCCACCATAACTCATCAAAGTCATCTCTGTCCTCTTCCTCTGGTTATTCAACCAATTATCTGGAATTACGACCACTGTCTTCATCTATATCCTACTCCTCATGTG ATAGTGTTGGGGGATAGAAGTAAGCAACAAGCGTTCAAATACACAGGAATCACTTGCTTTAATCCTGGTTCCTTCACAAATGATAGCACTTTTGTGGCATATCGTCCATGCAATCAAGAAGTTGAACTGTCTGCCCTGTAA